Proteins from one Halopseudomonas pelagia genomic window:
- a CDS encoding YggL family protein encodes MATTRSRRLRKKLCVDEFQELGFELNLDLKDDLSVEEIDTFLDQFILQALDANGLDYVGGEDFGLVCLAGRGSVSEEQRAAVESWLKGRSELTKVEVSPLLDAWYPDKPITAA; translated from the coding sequence ATGGCTACCACCCGTTCGCGTCGTTTGCGCAAAAAGCTCTGTGTTGATGAGTTTCAGGAGCTGGGTTTTGAGCTGAATCTGGACTTGAAAGACGACCTCAGCGTTGAAGAGATTGATACCTTTCTCGACCAGTTCATCCTGCAGGCCTTGGATGCAAACGGCCTGGATTATGTTGGCGGCGAAGACTTCGGCCTGGTTTGTCTGGCCGGGCGTGGCTCGGTCAGTGAAGAGCAGCGTGCAGCAGTGGAGAGCTGGCTCAAGGGCCGTAGCGAACTGACAAAAGTTGAAGTCAGCCCGCTCTTGGATGCCTGGTATCCAGACAAGCCGATTACTGCGGCATAG
- a CDS encoding aldehyde dehydrogenase family protein gives MIYANPGAEGSVVSFKERYGNFINGEFVAPVKGQYFSNISPVTGDAVCEIPRSGAEDIEKALDAAHAARAAWGKTSVQERGNILLQIADRIEQNLEKLAVTETWDNGKAVRETLNADIPLAADHFRYFAGCIRAQEGTLAEIDEFTTAYHFHEPLGVVGQIIPWNFPLLMAAWKLAPALAAGNCVVLKPAEQTPLGILVLMEIIGDLLPPGVLNVVNGYGREAGEALATSKRIAKIAFTGSTPVGRHIMHAAAENIIPSTVELGGKSPNIFFADIMQAEEAFISKAVEGLVLAFFNQGEVCTCPSRALIQDSMYDDFIAMAIKRTQSITRGNPLDTDTMVGAQASEQQFDKILSYMEIARQEGAEFLIGGSAEQLEGNMNKGFYIQPTLLKGNNQMRIFQEEIFGPVVSVTTFKDEEEALAIANDSQFGLGAGLWTRDTNRAYRMGRAIQAGRVWTNCYHLYPAHAAFGGYKQSGVGRETHKMILDSYQQTKNLLVSYDVNPLGFF, from the coding sequence ATGATTTATGCAAATCCCGGAGCGGAAGGCTCCGTCGTTTCGTTCAAGGAACGTTACGGCAACTTCATCAACGGCGAGTTCGTCGCGCCGGTCAAAGGGCAGTACTTCAGCAATATTTCCCCCGTCACCGGCGACGCGGTCTGTGAAATTCCCCGGTCCGGCGCTGAAGATATCGAGAAAGCACTGGACGCAGCCCACGCCGCCAGGGCCGCCTGGGGCAAAACCTCCGTGCAGGAGCGGGGCAATATCCTGCTGCAGATCGCTGACCGCATCGAACAGAACCTGGAAAAGCTCGCCGTTACCGAAACCTGGGATAACGGCAAAGCCGTGCGTGAAACGCTGAATGCCGACATTCCGCTGGCGGCCGATCACTTCCGCTACTTTGCCGGTTGTATTCGTGCTCAGGAAGGCACGCTGGCGGAGATTGACGAGTTCACCACCGCCTATCATTTCCATGAACCGCTGGGCGTCGTGGGCCAGATTATTCCCTGGAACTTCCCGCTACTGATGGCCGCCTGGAAGCTGGCGCCGGCGCTGGCGGCCGGAAATTGCGTGGTACTCAAACCGGCTGAACAGACACCGCTGGGCATCCTGGTGCTGATGGAGATCATTGGTGATCTGTTGCCACCCGGTGTACTCAACGTGGTCAATGGCTACGGCCGTGAAGCCGGTGAAGCACTGGCCACCAGCAAGCGCATCGCCAAGATCGCCTTCACCGGCTCAACCCCGGTCGGCCGGCACATCATGCATGCCGCTGCGGAAAACATTATCCCCTCTACCGTAGAGCTCGGCGGCAAGTCGCCGAACATCTTCTTTGCCGACATCATGCAAGCTGAAGAAGCTTTTATCAGCAAAGCCGTCGAAGGCCTGGTGCTGGCGTTTTTCAACCAGGGCGAAGTCTGCACCTGCCCATCGCGGGCGTTGATCCAGGACAGCATGTACGACGACTTTATCGCCATGGCGATCAAACGCACGCAAAGCATCACACGCGGCAACCCGCTGGATACCGACACCATGGTCGGCGCGCAGGCCTCCGAGCAGCAGTTCGACAAGATTCTGTCCTATATGGAAATCGCCCGGCAGGAAGGTGCAGAGTTTCTGATTGGCGGCAGTGCAGAGCAACTGGAAGGCAATATGAACAAAGGCTTTTACATCCAGCCGACCCTGCTCAAGGGCAACAACCAGATGCGCATCTTTCAGGAGGAAATCTTTGGCCCGGTGGTCAGCGTCACCACCTTCAAGGATGAAGAAGAAGCACTGGCCATCGCCAATGACAGCCAGTTCGGCTTGGGTGCAGGGCTGTGGACGCGCGACACCAACCGCGCTTACCGCATGGGTAGGGCGATCCAGGCAGGCCGGGTGTGGACCAACTGCTATCACCTGTATCCAGCTCACGCCGCTTTCGGTGGTTACAAGCAATCCGGGGTAGGGCGGGAAACGCACAAGAT
- a CDS encoding DUF962 domain-containing protein, whose product MKTLEDQLSQYAAYHRDARNIATHFIGIPMIVVGVAVLLSRPAIELAGIAVSPALLAGLAASFYYLKLDWFLGVIMSVLMALSVWAGALLATESTALWLSAGVGLFVVGWAFQFIGHFWEGKKPAFIDDVAGLIIGPLFVVAEALFMLGALPKLRTTIEGRAGHIRSGKTSAA is encoded by the coding sequence ATGAAAACCCTGGAAGACCAACTGTCGCAATACGCGGCTTACCACCGCGACGCGCGCAATATCGCCACTCACTTTATCGGCATTCCGATGATCGTGGTGGGTGTTGCCGTTCTGTTATCCCGGCCCGCCATTGAGCTGGCGGGTATTGCCGTATCACCTGCGCTGCTGGCAGGGCTGGCGGCGTCCTTCTACTACCTCAAGCTCGACTGGTTTCTGGGCGTGATCATGAGCGTGCTGATGGCGCTGTCGGTCTGGGCAGGTGCGCTGCTGGCGACTGAATCGACTGCGCTCTGGTTGTCTGCCGGTGTCGGGCTCTTTGTGGTCGGCTGGGCGTTCCAGTTTATCGGTCACTTCTGGGAGGGCAAAAAGCCGGCCTTTATTGACGACGTTGCCGGCCTGATCATCGGCCCGCTGTTTGTCGTCGCAGAAGCGCTGTTCATGCTTGGCGCTTTGCCAAAGCTGCGCACGACGATTGAGGGCAGGGCGGGTCATATCCGCTCCGGCAAAACCTCGGCCGCCTGA